The sequence AATACACCATTCTTCGAGTCGCCGACATTGGCGCCGAGCACGCGCAGGCCGCCGATCAGCACAGTCAGCTCCGGTGCGGTCAGGGTCAGCAGCTGTGCCTTGACGATCAGCAATGCTTCGGCAGGCACCGCGTAGCGGCGCTTGGCGAAGTTGCGGAAGCCATCGGCCACCGGTTCCAGCACGGCGAACGCTTCGACGTCGGTCTGCTCCTGCGAGGCATCGGTGCGGCCGGGCGCGAACGGCACGGTAACGCTGTGGCCTGCGGCGTGCGCGGCATGTTCCACCGCGGCGTTACCGGCCAGCACGATCAGGTCGGCCAGCGAAATCTGCTTTCCCCCCGAGTGAGCTGCATTGAAGTCGGCCTGGATGCGCTCCAGCGTGCCGAGCACCTTGGCCAGCTGCTCGGGTTGATTGGCCTGCCAATCCTTTTGCGGTGCCAGGCGGATACGTGCGCCGTTGGCGCCGCCACGCTTGTCCGAGCCGCGGAAAGTGGAGGCCGATGCCCAGGCGGTGGAGACCAGGTGCGCCACGCTCAGGCCGGAGGCGAGGATGGTCTGCTTCAGCGTGGCGGCATCCTGCGCATCGACCAGGGGATGATCGACTGCCGGCACCGGGTCCTGCCAGATCAGTTCTTCGGCCGGCACGTCCGGACCCAGGTAGCGCGAGCGCGGGCCCATGTCGCGATGGGTGAGCTTGAACCAGGCGCGCGCAAACGCATCGGCAAACTGGTCCGGATGCTCGTGGAAGCGGCGCGAAATGGCTTCGTACGCCGGATCGACGCGCAGCGCCAGATCGGTGGTCAGCATGGTGGGGCGATGCTTCTTCCCCGCAGTGTGCGCATCGGGAATGATGGCGTCGGCGTTCTTGGCCACCCACTGATGCGCGCCGGCCGGGCTCTTGCTCAGCTCCCACTCGAACTTGAACAGGTGGTCGAAGAAGTCGTTGCTCCACTGCGCGGGCGTGGTGGTCCAGGTGACTTCCAGGCCGCTGGTGATGGTGTCGGCGCCCTTGCCGCTGCCGTAGCGGTTGTGCCAGCCCAGGCCCTGGCTTTCCAGCTCGCCGGCTTCCGGCTCGGCGCCCACGTTATCGGCCGGGCCGGCGCCGTGGGTCTTGCCGAAGGTGTGGCCGCCGGCGATCAGCGCCACGGTCTCTTCGTCGTTCATGGCCATGCGCGCGAAGGTGTCGCGGATGTCCTTGGCGGCGAGCAATGGGTCCGGATTGCCATCCGGGCCCTCCGGGTTGACGTAGATCAGGCCCATCTGCACGGCGGCCAGTGGATTTTCCAGGTCGCGGGTGTGCTTGACCTGGCTGTCGTCGTCCTTGACCAGCACGCCGTGCGCCTCATCCACGCCCGGTGAGCCGTGCGAATAGCGTTCATCGCCACCTAGCCATTTGGTCTCGCGGCCCCAGTACAGGTCCTGG comes from Xanthomonas vesicatoria ATCC 35937 and encodes:
- the katG gene encoding catalase/peroxidase HPI, with protein sequence MTTEAKCPINHAVVGAGTTNRDWWPQQLRVDLLSQHSSKSNPLGQTFNYAEAFKRIDLPALKQELHALMTDSQDWWPADFGHYGPLFVRMAWHSAGTYRIGDGRGGGGRGQQRFAPLNSWPDNVSLDKARRLLWPIKQKYGQAISWADLLILTGNVALESMGFKTFGFAGGREDTWEPDQDLYWGRETKWLGGDERYSHGSPGVDEAHGVLVKDDDSQVKHTRDLENPLAAVQMGLIYVNPEGPDGNPDPLLAAKDIRDTFARMAMNDEETVALIAGGHTFGKTHGAGPADNVGAEPEAGELESQGLGWHNRYGSGKGADTITSGLEVTWTTTPAQWSNDFFDHLFKFEWELSKSPAGAHQWVAKNADAIIPDAHTAGKKHRPTMLTTDLALRVDPAYEAISRRFHEHPDQFADAFARAWFKLTHRDMGPRSRYLGPDVPAEELIWQDPVPAVDHPLVDAQDAATLKQTILASGLSVAHLVSTAWASASTFRGSDKRGGANGARIRLAPQKDWQANQPEQLAKVLGTLERIQADFNAAHSGGKQISLADLIVLAGNAAVEHAAHAAGHSVTVPFAPGRTDASQEQTDVEAFAVLEPVADGFRNFAKRRYAVPAEALLIVKAQLLTLTAPELTVLIGGLRVLGANVGDSKNGVFTTRPGVLSNDFFANLLDMRTEWKATSDAKELYEGRDRSTGEHKWTGTRVDLVFGSNSILRAVAEVYASADAQEKFVHDFVAAWTKVMQLDRFDLA